One Thioclava electrotropha DNA segment encodes these proteins:
- the gap gene encoding type I glyceraldehyde-3-phosphate dehydrogenase has product MTVKVAINGFGRIGRNVLRGIIESGRTDIEVIAINDLGPVETNAHLLQFDSVHGRFPQEVTTGEDWIDAGRGKIKVTAIRDPKELPWGDVDIAMECTGIFTAREKAAFHLENGSKRVLVSAPAAGADKTIVFGVNDGALTKDDLVVSNASCTTNCLSPVAKALNDAIGISKGFMTTIHSYTGDQPTLDTMHSDMYRARAAALSMIPTSTGAAKAVGLVLPELNGKLDGVAIRVPTPNVSVVDLVFEAAKDTTVEEVNAAIRAAADGPMKGILGYTDKPNVSSDFNHDPHSSVFHMDQTKVMDGRMVRILSWYDNEWGFSNRMADTAVAMGKLL; this is encoded by the coding sequence ATGACGGTTAAAGTTGCCATCAACGGGTTTGGACGTATCGGCCGCAACGTGCTGCGCGGGATCATTGAATCGGGTCGCACCGATATCGAGGTGATCGCGATCAACGATCTCGGCCCGGTCGAAACCAACGCCCATCTGCTGCAATTCGACAGCGTCCACGGCCGCTTCCCGCAGGAGGTTACCACCGGCGAGGACTGGATCGACGCAGGCCGCGGCAAGATCAAGGTCACCGCGATCCGCGATCCCAAGGAACTGCCCTGGGGCGACGTGGACATCGCGATGGAATGCACGGGCATCTTCACCGCGCGGGAGAAAGCAGCCTTCCATCTCGAGAACGGCTCTAAGCGCGTTCTGGTCTCCGCCCCGGCGGCCGGTGCCGACAAGACTATCGTTTTCGGCGTCAATGACGGTGCGCTAACCAAGGACGATCTGGTCGTCTCGAACGCATCCTGCACGACGAACTGCCTCTCGCCGGTCGCCAAGGCGCTCAATGACGCGATCGGCATCTCTAAAGGCTTCATGACGACGATCCACAGCTATACCGGCGACCAGCCGACGCTCGATACGATGCATTCCGACATGTATCGCGCCCGCGCCGCCGCGCTGTCGATGATCCCGACCTCGACCGGCGCTGCGAAGGCCGTGGGCCTCGTGCTGCCGGAGCTCAATGGCAAGCTCGACGGTGTCGCGATCCGCGTGCCGACGCCGAATGTCTCCGTGGTCGATCTGGTCTTCGAAGCCGCGAAGGACACCACCGTCGAAGAGGTCAACGCGGCTATCCGCGCCGCCGCTGACGGCCCGATGAAAGGCATCCTCGGCTACACCGACAAACCCAATGTTTCCAGCGACTTCAACCACGATCCTCACTCGTCGGTCTTCCACATGGACCAGACCAAAGTGATGGATGGCCGGATGGTCCGCATCCTCAGCTGGTACGACAACGAATGGGGTTTCTCCAACCGCATGGCGGACACCGCCGTCGCGATGGGAAAGCTCCTCTAA